One stretch of Pseudomonadota bacterium DNA includes these proteins:
- the leuB gene encoding 3-isopropylmalate dehydrogenase — MAAARSDILVLPGDGIGPEAMAEVDKLVAFTNGQGLTDIETEVDLVGGAAYDAHEEAITDAAMDSALKADAVLFGAVGGPKWDDVPYEARPEAGLLRLRKDLALFANLRPAICYPALASASSLKPELVEGLDILIVRELTGGVYFGEPKEVVTLENGEQRAVDTQVYTTHEIDRIARVAFELARTRTGRVCSMEKRNVMRSGVLWNKVVTATHADGFGDVDLSHMLADAGGMQLVRAPKQFDVIVTDNLFGDMLSDVAAMLTGSLGMLPSASLGAEDAETGKRKAMYEPVHGSAPDIAGQGKANPIAMVASFAMMLRYSLGLGDLATQVETAIANVLDKGVRTADLAGPGFNAVSTAEMGDALLTELQGVLEAA; from the coding sequence ATGGCTGCTGCCCGCTCCGACATTCTCGTTCTGCCAGGTGATGGTATTGGCCCCGAAGCGATGGCCGAGGTCGACAAGCTTGTCGCTTTCACCAACGGACAGGGCCTGACCGACATCGAAACCGAGGTCGATCTGGTGGGCGGCGCGGCCTATGACGCCCACGAGGAAGCTATCACCGATGCCGCCATGGACAGTGCGCTGAAGGCCGACGCGGTGCTGTTCGGCGCGGTGGGTGGTCCGAAATGGGATGACGTGCCCTACGAGGCGCGCCCCGAAGCCGGGCTTCTGCGCCTGCGCAAGGACCTGGCCCTGTTTGCCAATTTGCGGCCCGCGATCTGCTACCCCGCCCTCGCCTCAGCCTCCTCGCTGAAACCGGAATTGGTCGAGGGCCTCGACATCCTGATTGTGCGCGAGCTCACCGGCGGGGTCTATTTCGGCGAGCCCAAGGAGGTGGTGACGCTGGAGAACGGCGAGCAGCGCGCCGTCGACACACAAGTTTACACCACTCACGAGATCGACCGGATCGCTCGCGTTGCGTTCGAACTAGCCCGCACGCGGACGGGGCGTGTCTGCTCGATGGAAAAACGCAACGTGATGCGCTCGGGCGTCCTTTGGAACAAGGTGGTCACCGCCACCCATGCCGACGGATTTGGCGATGTCGACCTGTCCCACATGCTCGCCGATGCGGGCGGCATGCAGCTTGTCCGCGCGCCAAAACAGTTCGACGTGATCGTCACCGACAATCTGTTCGGCGACATGCTTTCCGACGTCGCGGCCATGTTGACCGGATCGCTCGGCATGCTGCCATCTGCGTCGCTGGGTGCGGAAGACGCCGAGACCGGCAAGCGCAAGGCGATGTATGAGCCAGTCCACGGCTCCGCGCCCGACATCGCTGGGCAGGGCAAAGCGAACCCCATTGCGATGGTGGCATCTTTTGCAATGATGCTGCGCTACTCGCTCGGCCTTGGCGATCTGGCAACCCAGGTCGAGACCGCCATTGCCAACGTTCTCGACAAGGGGGTCCGCACCGCCGACCTCGCCGGCCCCGGCTTCAACGCCGTCTCGACCGCGGAGATGGGCGATGCACTCTTGACCGAGCTGCAAGGCGTTCTTGAAGCCGCTTAG
- a CDS encoding GntR family transcriptional regulator produces MDIGRVDISKTASASTIVFDALRKAIVGGKLEVGQPLRQDDIAKMFNASRIPVREAISRLEEHGLVTTQRYRGAVVSGLSAEEAAEIFDLRSIIEPAIIRRSVPLMTDDDLENARSACEAFSSSADPMTWGDLNRDFHAMLYASSGLKFHLDVIDNAMDRVDRYLRAQLVLSDGMERAGREHLGILEACESGDAELAASRTADHINGAKDSLLMHLDG; encoded by the coding sequence ATAGACATCGGCCGCGTGGACATTTCCAAGACGGCGTCCGCCTCGACGATCGTTTTCGACGCGCTGCGCAAAGCCATCGTCGGCGGCAAGCTGGAAGTGGGTCAGCCGCTTCGGCAGGATGACATTGCCAAGATGTTCAACGCTAGTCGAATCCCGGTTCGTGAAGCGATCTCGCGTCTTGAAGAACACGGGCTGGTCACCACACAGCGCTACCGCGGCGCGGTTGTCTCCGGGCTATCGGCGGAAGAGGCAGCAGAGATCTTTGATCTCAGATCGATCATCGAGCCGGCGATCATCCGGCGGTCGGTCCCGCTGATGACGGATGACGATCTCGAAAACGCCCGTTCGGCTTGCGAAGCGTTTTCAAGCTCCGCCGATCCAATGACATGGGGCGATCTCAACCGCGATTTTCATGCGATGCTGTATGCGAGCAGCGGGCTAAAGTTCCATCTCGATGTGATCGACAATGCGATGGACCGGGTCGACCGGTATCTCAGGGCGCAGCTTGTGCTCAGCGACGGTATGGAACGCGCTGGCCGGGAACATTTGGGCATTCTGGAAGCCTGCGAGAGCGGCGATGCCGAGCTCGCGGCGTCCCGCACGGCCGACCATATCAACGGCGCGAAAGACTCGCTTCTCATGCATCTGGACGGGTAG
- a CDS encoding transporter substrate-binding domain-containing protein encodes MLRKLVAAGAVLLAVAAPASADTLDEVIDRGTLRCGVVLDFPPIGFRDSNNEPAGFDVDYCADLAAALDVDHEILPLTWAERLPVIVTGRADVVFGATSDTLERARTVGFTIPYAIYFAQGVVGVDSGIETFEDIRGKRVAAAVGTVPEQEWLEIAAEWGEEDLYQGYQSENEVFLAVAQGRADIGITTNTAVLPITQQYDTVIAGPRMPWTTDYTSVVADRKDVSWLNYLNLFVTHQVRSGRYQELWGQYVGGEAPELRIPGVLY; translated from the coding sequence ATGCTACGGAAACTTGTTGCGGCTGGGGCCGTGCTGCTGGCAGTTGCTGCGCCAGCCTCTGCAGACACGCTCGATGAGGTTATCGATCGGGGGACCTTGCGCTGCGGGGTTGTGCTGGACTTTCCGCCCATCGGGTTCCGCGATTCAAACAATGAACCAGCGGGTTTCGATGTCGACTATTGCGCCGATCTCGCGGCTGCCCTTGACGTTGATCATGAGATTCTGCCGCTGACATGGGCCGAGCGCCTTCCGGTGATCGTCACGGGCCGTGCGGACGTGGTCTTTGGCGCAACCTCGGATACGCTTGAGCGTGCCCGCACGGTCGGCTTCACCATCCCTTACGCGATCTATTTCGCTCAAGGCGTTGTCGGCGTGGACAGCGGTATCGAAACCTTCGAAGACATTCGCGGCAAGCGCGTTGCAGCCGCCGTTGGCACCGTCCCCGAGCAGGAGTGGCTGGAGATCGCCGCCGAATGGGGCGAGGAGGACCTGTACCAGGGCTATCAGTCGGAGAACGAAGTGTTCCTCGCAGTCGCACAAGGGCGCGCAGACATCGGGATCACGACCAACACCGCCGTTCTGCCGATTACTCAGCAGTATGACACCGTCATCGCCGGTCCGCGCATGCCCTGGACGACCGATTACACCTCGGTTGTTGCCGACCGCAAAGATGTCAGCTGGCTCAACTACCTGAACCTTTTCGTGACCCATCAGGTTCGCTCGGGCCGCTATCAGGAGCTTTGGGGCCAGTATGTCGGCGGCGAGGCACCTGAGCTGCGCATCCCCGGCGTGCTCTACTAA
- a CDS encoding amino acid ABC transporter permease, which produces MFDYNFHWRPVFRDLPDLIAASLVTLQVAALAMLLGIVMGLVLALIRLHGKGPLRWFATVWVELARNTPALIQLFFFGFGLGAFGIHLSPFLIVLMGLTFNCAGYLAENFRGGFQAIPDTQLRAARSLGMTVWQAYTRIIVPQVLRIVYHPITNQMVWAVLMSSLGMLVGFRELSGETQFFASRTFRIFEYFAVTAVLYYAIVKIILLGSRVLATRLFRY; this is translated from the coding sequence GTGTTTGATTACAACTTCCATTGGCGACCGGTCTTTCGGGACCTGCCCGATCTGATCGCGGCGAGCCTGGTCACGCTCCAAGTGGCGGCGCTTGCGATGCTCTTGGGCATCGTCATGGGTCTGGTGCTTGCGCTGATCCGTTTGCATGGCAAAGGCCCACTACGCTGGTTCGCCACGGTCTGGGTGGAGCTTGCCCGCAACACGCCAGCCCTCATCCAGCTGTTCTTTTTCGGGTTTGGCCTCGGCGCTTTCGGCATTCACCTGTCGCCCTTTCTGATCGTCTTGATGGGCCTGACCTTCAACTGCGCTGGCTATCTGGCGGAGAACTTCCGGGGCGGATTTCAAGCTATCCCGGATACACAGCTGCGCGCGGCACGATCGCTGGGTATGACGGTCTGGCAGGCTTACACGCGGATCATCGTCCCGCAGGTTCTGCGCATCGTCTATCACCCGATCACCAACCAGATGGTCTGGGCGGTGTTGATGTCGTCGCTCGGTATGCTGGTCGGCTTCCGGGAACTGTCTGGCGAAACCCAGTTCTTCGCCTCGAGAACGTTCCGTATCTTTGAGTACTTCGCCGTGACGGCGGTCCTTTATTACGCCATCGTCAAAATCATCCTGCTCGGTTCGCGCGTGCTCGCGACGCGGCTTTTCCGGTACTGA
- a CDS encoding amino acid ABC transporter permease, which produces MEPTVQFFSGFAASDMWFMAEAAWRTLLISVVSISLGTLLGVVFGWLLYEGKFWATAGLAAFLDVFRSVPLLIQLVLFFNFAPIVGLNLDAFASGVVVLTIYTAALVANVARGGLEAVGAPMRRAARSLGMSYWQTLRHVVFPIGGRAVFPSWIGVALGVMKDSALVSVLGYVELLRASQILITRTQEPFLILAIAGAFYFALSYPVARYAEKLEQRWATQ; this is translated from the coding sequence ATGGAACCAACCGTCCAGTTCTTCAGCGGATTTGCAGCCAGCGACATGTGGTTCATGGCCGAAGCGGCCTGGAGGACGCTGCTGATATCGGTTGTGTCGATTTCGCTGGGAACCTTGCTGGGGGTCGTTTTTGGCTGGCTTTTGTACGAGGGCAAGTTCTGGGCGACGGCAGGTCTGGCGGCGTTTCTGGACGTCTTCCGCTCTGTGCCGCTTCTGATACAGCTTGTTCTGTTCTTCAACTTCGCGCCCATCGTCGGGCTCAATCTCGACGCGTTTGCGTCCGGTGTCGTCGTGCTGACGATCTACACCGCCGCGCTGGTCGCCAACGTCGCAAGAGGTGGTCTCGAAGCGGTCGGCGCGCCCATGCGGCGCGCGGCGCGAAGTCTCGGCATGAGCTATTGGCAGACCCTACGCCATGTCGTCTTTCCCATCGGTGGGCGCGCGGTGTTTCCGTCCTGGATCGGTGTTGCGCTCGGCGTCATGAAGGACAGCGCGCTGGTTTCGGTGCTCGGCTATGTCGAGCTTCTACGGGCCAGCCAGATCTTGATCACGCGCACGCAGGAACCCTTCCTGATCCTCGCGATCGCGGGGGCGTTCTATTTCGCTCTGTCCTACCCGGTGGCGCGGTATGCAGAGAAGCTTGAGCAACGGTGGGCGACACAATGA
- a CDS encoding amino acid ABC transporter ATP-binding protein codes for MIEVRNLHKSFGDLQVLRGIDLDVANGEVVSVIGASGSGKSTLLYCINALEPINDGSVKVDGVDVHAKSTDINKLRQKLGMVFQQWNSFPHLTALENVALAPKIVRGLSKKEAEEIAAERLNHVGLGDKLKVFPGALSGGQQQRLAIARALAMEPQYMLFDEATSALDPELVGEVLDTMRLLAEDGMTMICVTHEMGFARDVSDRVAYFHDGLMEEIGPPSQIFGEAQSENTRRFLSKVR; via the coding sequence ATGATCGAGGTTCGGAACCTGCATAAGAGCTTCGGTGATCTTCAGGTGCTCAGGGGTATCGACCTCGATGTTGCCAACGGCGAAGTCGTCTCCGTGATAGGTGCGTCGGGCTCCGGCAAGTCAACCTTGTTGTACTGCATCAACGCACTTGAGCCGATCAATGATGGCTCGGTGAAGGTCGATGGTGTCGACGTGCATGCCAAGAGTACCGACATCAACAAGTTGCGTCAGAAGCTTGGCATGGTGTTCCAGCAGTGGAACAGTTTCCCGCATCTCACCGCGCTTGAGAATGTGGCCCTTGCACCAAAAATCGTGCGTGGCCTGTCCAAGAAGGAGGCCGAGGAGATCGCGGCGGAGCGGCTCAACCATGTCGGGCTCGGCGACAAGCTCAAGGTGTTCCCAGGCGCACTCTCCGGCGGGCAGCAGCAGCGATTGGCGATCGCTCGTGCTTTGGCGATGGAGCCTCAATACATGTTGTTTGATGAAGCAACCTCGGCGCTCGACCCTGAACTGGTGGGCGAGGTGCTCGATACCATGAGGCTGCTGGCCGAGGACGGAATGACCATGATTTGCGTGACCCATGAGATGGGCTTTGCGCGCGATGTGTCTGACCGTGTGGCCTACTTTCATGATGGCCTGATGGAGGAGATCGGCCCGCCATCGCAGATCTTTGGTGAGGCCCAATCGGAGAACACACGAAGGTTTCTGTCGAAGGTCCGCTAG
- a CDS encoding dihydrodipicolinate synthase family protein, with amino-acid sequence MHPSLFYGCVPALMTPCLADRTPDYDTLVRKGKELVAKGMSGVVYCGSMGDWPLLSDEQRKEGVRRLVEAGVPTLVGTGAINTNSAVGLAAHAAEVGAVGLMVIPRVLSRGTSAAAQKAHFSAVLEAANGLPSIIYNSPYYGFATRAELFFDLRRQYPNLIGFKEFGGAADLRYAGENITSQDEDVLLMVGVDTEVYSGYVHCGAQGAVTGIGNALPDEVLHLISLCEKAAAGDAHARVRAKELDEALHVLSTFDEGPDLVLFYKHLMVLNGGEEYALHLNETDKLSDSQRGYLEAQYQLFRQWYAQWNSEPAVLAKSA; translated from the coding sequence ATGCATCCATCACTGTTTTACGGCTGTGTTCCGGCCCTGATGACACCGTGTCTTGCGGACCGGACGCCCGATTACGATACGCTCGTGCGCAAGGGGAAAGAGCTCGTCGCCAAGGGCATGTCCGGGGTGGTCTATTGTGGGTCGATGGGCGACTGGCCGCTGCTGAGCGATGAGCAGCGCAAGGAGGGTGTCAGGCGTCTTGTTGAAGCCGGTGTGCCAACGCTGGTGGGCACCGGCGCGATCAACACGAATTCCGCTGTGGGCCTTGCCGCGCATGCCGCAGAGGTTGGCGCAGTCGGGCTGATGGTTATTCCGCGCGTGCTGTCGCGCGGCACATCGGCTGCGGCTCAGAAGGCGCATTTCTCCGCCGTCCTCGAAGCTGCAAACGGGCTACCATCGATCATCTACAATAGCCCCTATTATGGCTTTGCGACGCGCGCGGAGCTGTTCTTCGATTTGCGCAGGCAGTACCCTAATCTGATCGGTTTCAAGGAGTTCGGCGGTGCTGCCGACCTGCGCTATGCCGGCGAGAACATCACCTCGCAGGACGAGGACGTCCTGTTGATGGTTGGTGTCGATACCGAAGTCTATAGCGGCTATGTCCACTGCGGGGCGCAGGGCGCGGTTACCGGCATCGGCAACGCCCTGCCCGATGAGGTTCTGCACCTCATCTCGCTTTGCGAGAAGGCGGCGGCGGGCGATGCGCACGCGCGGGTGCGCGCCAAGGAGCTTGATGAGGCTCTGCACGTTCTGTCCACCTTCGACGAGGGTCCCGATCTAGTGCTCTTCTACAAGCATCTGATGGTCTTGAATGGTGGCGAAGAGTACGCGCTACACCTGAACGAGACCGACAAGCTGTCGGACAGCCAGCGCGGCTATCTGGAGGCGCAGTACCAGCTCTTCCGGCAATGGTACGCGCAGTGGAACAGTGAGCCTGCCGTCCTTGCAAAGTCCGCGTAG
- a CDS encoding FAD-binding oxidoreductase, translating into MASEIAFDQCVVGAGIIGVTIALKLSEAGQSVLLVDAKGMGEETSRGNAAAFAFADVEPLASPSTLLKSPRWLLDPLGPLSVPPSYALKMAPWMMQFARACLPAAHAASVKAQAALMELAKQETEPMFEAAGLSHHLRHEGSLYLYEGRTAFDAAAPVWELKARHGVEFEPVSGDRLADLQPNLGAAYTHAIHVPRWMTVSDPFDVTVALGQNAVERGATFQRRRIRSIRPDERGVTLAFADGESVVAKQAVIAAGAWSKTLTEMVGDWVPLEAERGYNTTLPPGSFDLKRQLVLPADGYVITPIEAGIRVGGAAEFAGLHTPPDYRRSDILLKKSTRVMKGLKTEGGKQWMGVRPSMPDTLPVIGRAPSHPRIFYAFGHGHLGLTQSAATARIIRDLVLGRPPPIDPQPYRAQRFH; encoded by the coding sequence GTGGCCAGTGAGATAGCCTTTGACCAATGTGTCGTTGGTGCAGGGATCATCGGGGTGACGATTGCCTTGAAGCTTAGCGAAGCCGGTCAGTCTGTGCTGCTTGTCGACGCCAAGGGCATGGGTGAGGAAACAAGTCGGGGCAACGCGGCCGCCTTCGCATTTGCTGACGTGGAACCTCTGGCGTCGCCTTCGACTTTGCTCAAGTCGCCGCGCTGGCTTTTGGATCCGCTCGGACCGCTATCGGTACCGCCATCCTACGCGCTCAAAATGGCACCCTGGATGATGCAGTTCGCCCGTGCCTGTCTTCCCGCAGCGCATGCCGCTAGCGTCAAGGCGCAAGCCGCGCTGATGGAGCTCGCCAAGCAGGAGACCGAGCCCATGTTCGAGGCTGCTGGCCTTTCCCACCACCTTCGGCATGAGGGTTCGCTTTATCTCTACGAAGGACGAACCGCCTTTGATGCAGCGGCGCCGGTTTGGGAGCTGAAGGCGCGCCACGGGGTGGAATTCGAGCCCGTGAGCGGTGACCGGCTTGCGGACCTGCAACCAAACCTCGGTGCGGCCTACACACACGCCATACATGTGCCCCGTTGGATGACGGTCTCCGATCCCTTCGATGTCACGGTTGCTCTGGGACAGAATGCTGTCGAGCGTGGTGCCACGTTTCAGCGCAGGCGGATCAGGTCCATCAGGCCGGACGAGCGGGGAGTAACGCTCGCATTCGCAGACGGTGAGAGCGTGGTCGCGAAGCAGGCGGTGATCGCTGCCGGAGCCTGGTCGAAGACGCTGACGGAGATGGTGGGCGACTGGGTGCCGCTGGAAGCGGAGCGCGGCTACAACACCACCCTGCCTCCCGGCTCTTTCGACTTGAAGCGTCAACTGGTGTTGCCTGCTGATGGCTATGTGATCACGCCGATCGAAGCCGGGATCAGGGTGGGGGGCGCGGCGGAGTTTGCCGGCCTTCACACGCCGCCGGATTATCGCCGGTCAGATATCCTCCTGAAGAAGTCCACGCGCGTGATGAAGGGCCTGAAGACCGAAGGCGGCAAGCAGTGGATGGGCGTGCGTCCCAGCATGCCCGACACGCTGCCTGTGATTGGCCGTGCGCCATCGCATCCACGCATTTTCTACGCATTCGGGCACGGACATCTTGGTCTCACTCAAAGCGCCGCCACGGCGCGTATCATCCGCGATCTGGTTCTAGGACGGCCGCCCCCAATCGATCCGCAGCCCTACCGAGCGCAGAGGTTCCACTGA
- a CDS encoding 4-hydroxyproline epimerase has protein sequence MASHTFFCVDGHTCGNPVRMVTGGAPPLEGATMLERRAHFLAEYDWIRRGLMFEPRGHDIMSGSILYPPTRDDCDVAILFIETSGCLPMCGHGTIGTVTMMIEQGLVTPKTSGVVRLDTPAGLVLAEYRQEGEHVEEVKLTNVPAFLHSEGLTAEVEGLGEVRVDVAYGGNFYAIVDPQPAFRDMADFSALDLIRLSPKLRAALNEAYRFEHPEQPSINGLSHILWTGKPTVDGATARNAVFYGDKAIDRSPCGTGTSARMAQWAAHGKLAVGEAFVHESIIGSTFTGRIEGNAKVGQFDAIIPSISGWARMTGYNTLFINDRDPYAHGFDVT, from the coding sequence ATGGCCTCGCACACCTTCTTCTGCGTTGACGGACACACCTGCGGCAACCCCGTGCGCATGGTCACGGGCGGCGCGCCGCCGCTTGAAGGCGCGACGATGCTGGAAAGGCGTGCACACTTCCTTGCCGAGTACGACTGGATACGCCGCGGGCTGATGTTCGAGCCACGCGGTCACGACATCATGTCGGGCTCGATCCTCTATCCGCCGACGCGAGACGACTGCGATGTCGCGATCCTTTTCATCGAGACGTCCGGCTGCCTGCCCATGTGTGGCCACGGCACGATTGGCACGGTGACGATGATGATCGAGCAGGGGCTGGTGACGCCCAAGACCTCCGGCGTTGTGCGGCTCGATACGCCCGCAGGCCTTGTTCTTGCAGAGTATCGCCAAGAAGGGGAGCACGTCGAGGAGGTGAAGCTCACCAACGTTCCAGCGTTTCTCCACTCGGAGGGGCTGACTGCTGAGGTTGAGGGGCTGGGTGAGGTCCGGGTGGACGTCGCGTATGGCGGGAATTTCTACGCCATCGTCGACCCTCAACCCGCCTTCCGGGACATGGCTGACTTTAGTGCGCTCGACCTGATCCGCCTCAGCCCAAAACTGCGTGCCGCTCTCAACGAGGCATACAGGTTTGAGCACCCGGAACAGCCTTCAATTAATGGCCTGAGCCACATTCTGTGGACCGGAAAACCGACGGTGGATGGTGCAACGGCGCGCAACGCGGTCTTCTATGGCGACAAGGCCATCGACCGCTCGCCATGTGGCACGGGCACATCGGCCCGGATGGCGCAATGGGCGGCACACGGAAAACTGGCTGTGGGCGAAGCCTTTGTCCATGAGAGCATCATCGGCTCGACCTTCACCGGGCGGATCGAAGGGAACGCCAAAGTCGGCCAGTTCGACGCGATCATCCCCTCGATTTCGGGCTGGGCCCGCATGACCGGCTACAACACGCTGTTCATCAATGATCGCGATCCCTACGCCCACGGGTTCGACGTCACATGA
- a CDS encoding cis-3-hydroxy-L-proline dehydratase encodes MKITAIRAYQVDLPLKEGRYSWSNGNYVEVFDATVVEVETDAGITGYGECCPLGSAYLPAYALGVRSGLAEIAPQVIGFDPRNHAVLNRHMDAVLRGHPYVKAAIDVACWDILGKATGLPAYQLLGGKAQDDVTLYRAISQIEPSAMATNVAGYRDEGYTKFQLKVGADADSDIERIHLCAKEMRPGDVLVADANTGWTMHEAARVVNAVRDVDVYIEQPCPTYEECLVTRRRTSLPFVLDEVITGVDSLTRALADGAMDVINLKISKVGGLTKARLIRDICINAGIPMTIEDTWGGDIVTATIAHLAQSTPEEFTFSATDFNSYGTVDIADGAPKRVNGKMKASDAPGLGIAPIKDALGDPVLDVHA; translated from the coding sequence ATGAAGATTACTGCCATCCGGGCTTACCAGGTCGATCTGCCGCTCAAAGAGGGTCGCTACAGCTGGTCCAACGGCAACTATGTGGAGGTTTTCGACGCCACGGTTGTCGAGGTGGAAACCGATGCCGGCATCACCGGTTATGGCGAATGCTGCCCGCTTGGGTCGGCCTATCTGCCAGCTTATGCGCTAGGCGTGCGCTCGGGCCTCGCGGAGATCGCGCCTCAGGTGATCGGCTTCGACCCCCGCAATCATGCGGTGCTCAACCGGCACATGGACGCGGTTCTGCGCGGGCATCCTTACGTGAAGGCGGCAATCGATGTCGCCTGTTGGGACATTCTGGGCAAGGCCACCGGCCTTCCAGCCTATCAGCTTCTTGGGGGCAAGGCGCAGGACGACGTCACGCTCTACCGGGCGATCTCGCAAATCGAACCGTCCGCCATGGCGACCAACGTCGCGGGTTATCGCGACGAGGGCTACACCAAGTTCCAGCTGAAGGTCGGCGCGGATGCGGACAGCGATATCGAGCGTATCCATCTGTGCGCAAAGGAAATGCGTCCCGGCGACGTCCTTGTGGCCGATGCCAACACCGGCTGGACGATGCATGAAGCCGCTCGGGTCGTGAACGCGGTACGTGACGTGGACGTCTATATCGAGCAGCCCTGTCCAACCTACGAGGAATGCCTCGTCACACGGCGGCGCACGTCTTTGCCGTTTGTCCTCGATGAGGTCATCACCGGCGTGGACAGCCTGACCCGTGCTCTTGCCGATGGGGCGATGGACGTCATCAACCTCAAGATATCCAAGGTGGGTGGGCTGACCAAAGCGCGGCTGATCCGCGACATCTGTATCAATGCGGGCATACCCATGACGATTGAAGACACATGGGGCGGCGACATCGTTACCGCGACGATCGCGCATCTGGCACAGTCGACACCCGAAGAGTTCACCTTCTCCGCCACCGATTTCAATTCCTACGGGACTGTCGATATCGCCGACGGTGCCCCAAAGCGCGTCAATGGCAAGATGAAGGCATCCGATGCGCCGGGCCTTGGCATCGCACCGATCAAAGATGCGCTCGGCGATCCTGTCTTGGATGTGCACGCGTGA
- a CDS encoding proline racemase family protein: protein MRSKASIHLVGCHAEGEVGDVIVGGVAPPPGDTLWEQSRWIAQDDHLRNFVLNEPRGGVFRHVNLLVPPKNPKAAMGFIIMEPVHTPPMSGSNSLCVATVLLDTGIIAMDEPETRFTLEAPGGLVEVVASCADGKAQSVRVTNHPSFAQHLDHRLEVEGLGTLMVDTAYGGDSFVLVDASKLGFSVRPDEARDLSETGMAITKAANEQIGFSHPNNPDWSHISFCQFTMPVTVKDGVKTGRNAVAIEPGKIDRSPTGTGCSARMAVLHARGQLEVAERFVGRSIIGSQFDCRIEGETTLEGTPCIIPSISGRAWITETKQLMLDPSDPWPEGYRVGDTWPG, encoded by the coding sequence GTGAGGAGCAAGGCCTCAATCCACCTCGTTGGTTGTCACGCTGAAGGTGAGGTTGGCGATGTCATCGTCGGCGGTGTTGCGCCGCCGCCGGGTGATACGCTGTGGGAGCAGTCGCGCTGGATCGCGCAGGACGATCACTTGCGCAATTTTGTTCTCAACGAGCCCAGAGGCGGCGTCTTCCGCCATGTCAATCTACTGGTCCCGCCCAAGAACCCCAAGGCGGCCATGGGTTTCATCATCATGGAACCGGTGCACACCCCGCCCATGTCCGGGTCCAACTCGCTGTGCGTTGCGACAGTCCTGCTTGATACTGGCATCATCGCGATGGACGAGCCGGAGACGCGGTTCACGCTTGAAGCGCCAGGCGGTTTGGTGGAGGTGGTGGCCAGCTGCGCCGATGGCAAAGCCCAGTCGGTCCGCGTCACCAACCACCCCAGCTTCGCGCAGCACCTTGATCATCGGCTTGAGGTCGAAGGGCTTGGCACGCTGATGGTCGACACCGCCTATGGCGGCGACAGTTTCGTGCTGGTCGATGCCTCCAAGCTGGGGTTTTCCGTGCGGCCCGATGAAGCGCGCGACCTGTCCGAAACGGGGATGGCGATCACGAAGGCGGCCAACGAGCAGATCGGCTTCTCACACCCCAACAATCCCGACTGGTCGCACATCTCGTTCTGCCAGTTCACGATGCCCGTCACCGTCAAAGACGGCGTCAAGACCGGCCGCAATGCGGTGGCCATCGAGCCGGGGAAAATCGATCGCTCGCCGACGGGTACCGGTTGTTCGGCGCGTATGGCTGTTCTGCATGCTCGTGGGCAGCTTGAGGTCGCAGAGCGCTTTGTGGGGCGGTCGATTATCGGCAGCCAGTTCGACTGCCGGATCGAGGGCGAGACCACGCTCGAAGGGACGCCGTGCATCATCCCGTCCATCAGCGGGCGCGCCTGGATCACCGAAACCAAGCAGCTGATGCTGGACCCGTCGGACCCTTGGCCGGAAGGCTACCGGGTCGGCGACACCTGGCCAGGCTAG